From the genome of Blastocatellia bacterium, one region includes:
- a CDS encoding DsbA family protein, whose translation MFAPLILILLGVVVVGGIGYLGRSARRSVTETAPPASAPARRAEAPRSTPRFVAEKPPSEIVLDIAGAPSKGAKDARLVIVEFSDYQCPFCARHVRETVPKIERAYVRTGKVRYVFRDFPLEAIHPQAFQAAEAARCAGEQGKFWEMHDRLFAHQNALQREDLIAHAEALGLNPRRFQQCLEGRRFAERVRRDLSEGQRAGVRGTPSFFVGFAEPGEKVRVMRVLRGAQPYEAFQQTIEELLREGGSS comes from the coding sequence GTGTTCGCTCCACTGATCCTGATCCTTCTGGGTGTGGTGGTCGTCGGGGGGATTGGATACTTGGGCCGATCGGCTCGGCGATCAGTGACGGAAACGGCGCCTCCGGCATCCGCACCGGCGCGACGAGCGGAAGCACCGCGCTCAACACCGCGCTTTGTGGCCGAGAAGCCGCCATCTGAGATCGTGCTGGACATCGCTGGAGCGCCTTCCAAAGGAGCCAAGGACGCCCGCCTGGTGATCGTGGAGTTCTCGGACTATCAATGTCCCTTCTGCGCGCGGCATGTTCGGGAGACGGTTCCGAAGATCGAGCGCGCCTACGTGCGGACGGGGAAGGTGAGATACGTCTTCCGGGATTTCCCGTTGGAGGCGATTCATCCTCAAGCCTTCCAAGCCGCGGAGGCCGCTCGATGCGCGGGAGAACAAGGGAAGTTCTGGGAGATGCACGACCGCCTCTTCGCCCATCAGAACGCGCTCCAGAGGGAGGATCTCATCGCGCATGCGGAAGCTCTTGGCCTCAATCCGCGGCGATTTCAGCAATGTCTGGAGGGACGGCGATTCGCCGAGCGCGTGCGGCGCGATCTGTCGGAGGGACAACGGGCGGGCGTGCGCGGCACGCCCTCGTTCTTCGTGGGCTTCGCCGAGCCTGGGGAGAAAGTCCGCGTCATGCGCGTGCTGCGCGGGGCTCAGCCCTATGAGGCCTTTCAGCAAACGATCGAGGAGCTTTTGCGCGAGGGGGGATCATCCTGA
- a CDS encoding M20/M25/M40 family metallo-hydrolase, with amino-acid sequence MRHFGRTIAISLLLIGSMRDLPSGIAAEPYGRVNPIVQQIVAAISEERIAENLKKLESFETRHTLSDPTHPTRGIGAARAWIFEQFRSYSPRLQVSFDTYYVKKQGQRLVRDVELRNVVAVLPGTRQPERRIIICAHYDSLAIVRGPDGQVDWTQTDVFAPGVTDNGSGTAAVLELARVLSQYEFEKTLVFIAFAGEEQGLVGSTLYAQKARREGQIIEAVLNNDIIGSDVAGDGASANRVVWVFSEDPADSPSRQLARYVKRIGELYVPAMRVEMIFRHDRFGRGGDHTPFNHEGYPAVRLTTPNENFAHQHSATDTFANASPAYTTLVTRINAAVAASLALAPKPPVVTTERGMPLIGRGRSGYAAHLRWRNENPESDLAGYVVVMRATTAPDWEREIFVGPVNEYVLEGVSIDAVTFGVKAVDKDGNESLVAAYVNPPRPRATFELYDPGERRP; translated from the coding sequence ATGCGACACTTCGGCCGAACGATCGCGATCAGCCTCCTTTTGATCGGTTCGATGAGAGATTTGCCCTCCGGGATCGCGGCAGAGCCCTACGGGCGAGTGAATCCGATTGTGCAACAGATCGTGGCGGCGATCTCGGAGGAACGGATCGCCGAGAATTTGAAAAAGCTCGAGAGTTTCGAGACGCGGCATACGCTCTCAGACCCGACGCATCCGACGCGAGGCATCGGGGCAGCGCGCGCATGGATCTTCGAGCAATTTCGGAGCTATAGCCCGCGCCTTCAGGTGAGCTTCGACACGTACTACGTGAAGAAGCAAGGCCAGCGCCTCGTGCGCGATGTCGAACTGCGCAATGTCGTCGCCGTTTTGCCGGGGACGCGTCAACCCGAACGGCGCATCATCATCTGCGCGCACTACGACTCTCTGGCGATCGTGCGCGGACCGGACGGTCAAGTGGATTGGACGCAGACGGACGTCTTCGCGCCTGGGGTGACCGACAACGGCAGTGGAACGGCCGCTGTGCTCGAATTGGCCCGTGTGCTCAGCCAATATGAGTTCGAGAAGACGCTCGTCTTCATCGCTTTCGCGGGTGAGGAGCAGGGCTTGGTCGGCAGCACGCTCTATGCGCAGAAGGCGCGGCGCGAGGGCCAGATCATCGAGGCCGTGCTCAACAACGACATCATCGGCAGCGATGTGGCTGGCGATGGTGCTTCGGCCAATCGCGTCGTCTGGGTCTTTTCGGAAGACCCGGCGGATTCGCCCTCGCGACAGTTGGCGCGATATGTCAAGCGCATCGGCGAGTTGTATGTCCCCGCCATGCGCGTGGAGATGATCTTCCGGCACGATCGGTTCGGGCGCGGTGGGGATCATACCCCCTTCAATCACGAGGGATATCCGGCCGTGCGATTGACGACGCCGAACGAGAATTTCGCGCATCAGCATTCGGCGACCGATACGTTCGCCAATGCATCGCCGGCGTACACGACACTTGTGACGCGAATCAATGCTGCGGTGGCGGCCAGTCTCGCTCTGGCGCCGAAGCCGCCCGTCGTGACGACCGAGCGCGGTATGCCGCTGATCGGACGCGGGCGTTCGGGATATGCCGCACATCTCCGGTGGCGGAATGAGAATCCGGAGTCGGACCTGGCCGGATATGTCGTCGTCATGCGAGCGACGACGGCGCCGGATTGGGAGCGAGAGATCTTCGTGGGGCCGGTGAACGAGTATGTGCTCGAAGGCGTCTCCATTGATGCCGTGACCTTTGGCGTAAAGGCCGTGGACAAAGATGGGAACGAAAGCTTGGTCGCGGCCTACGTGAATCCACCTCGTCCGCGAGCGACATTCGAGCTGTATGATCCGGGCGAACGGCGGCCGTGA
- a CDS encoding nucleotidyltransferase family protein, whose translation MRRALLVSSMFVAKGQGQKRGALIARALTGCWRATPPPWDLRSEELDDVGQLLLDFGVAGLVWHRLRVSRAEATRWTFRFHQAARACILHALQQERWLVRALACFTAAGIEPILGKGWAAAQSYAAPNLRPYGDADLYIPVEHAAKAFALLNDPQFPPCSVDLHVGFAELDDRTPEQLYARSRRIPLEGTMIRVFGPEDHLRLMALHLLRHGARRPLWLCDVAAALETRPPDFDWEYFLSGDRQRSEWVMVALALAHQLLGARIEDVPFAIARLPQWIPSTVLREWEKPYHPRVPLEVTFRSFSLFVRELIRKWPNPIEATVTARGRFDEGPRFPLQLADCVIRAGRWLRRIGARRYRP comes from the coding sequence ATGCGAAGAGCGCTTCTCGTCTCCTCCATGTTCGTCGCTAAGGGACAAGGGCAAAAGCGCGGTGCTTTGATCGCGCGCGCGCTGACCGGATGCTGGCGCGCTACGCCACCGCCATGGGATCTCCGATCTGAGGAGCTGGACGACGTCGGCCAGCTCCTTCTCGACTTCGGGGTCGCCGGCCTTGTGTGGCACCGGCTTCGCGTCTCGCGCGCAGAGGCCACGCGTTGGACCTTTCGGTTCCATCAAGCCGCTCGCGCGTGCATTCTGCATGCCCTCCAGCAAGAACGATGGCTCGTTCGCGCGCTCGCTTGCTTCACAGCAGCCGGAATCGAGCCGATCCTCGGAAAGGGATGGGCGGCCGCGCAATCGTACGCGGCCCCGAACCTTCGACCGTACGGCGACGCTGATCTCTATATCCCTGTCGAGCACGCGGCGAAGGCCTTCGCCCTTCTCAACGATCCTCAATTCCCCCCTTGCTCTGTGGACCTACACGTGGGATTCGCCGAGTTAGATGATCGCACGCCAGAGCAGTTGTACGCGCGCTCCCGCCGCATTCCGCTCGAGGGAACGATGATCCGCGTCTTCGGACCGGAAGATCACCTGCGCTTGATGGCCTTGCACCTATTGCGACATGGGGCGCGACGTCCGCTCTGGCTCTGTGATGTCGCTGCCGCGCTCGAAACGCGGCCTCCGGATTTCGACTGGGAATACTTCCTCAGCGGGGATCGCCAGCGTTCGGAATGGGTGATGGTCGCTCTGGCCCTCGCTCACCAGTTGCTCGGCGCGCGCATCGAAGATGTGCCGTTCGCGATTGCTCGCCTTCCTCAGTGGATTCCTTCAACCGTCCTCCGCGAATGGGAGAAGCCCTATCATCCCCGCGTACCGTTGGAAGTGACGTTTCGATCCTTCAGCCTCTTCGTCCGTGAGCTGATCCGGAAATGGCCGAATCCAATTGAAGCGACCGTGACGGCGAGGGGGAGATTCGACGAAGGGCCGCGCTTTCCGCTTCAACTCGCCGATTGCGTGATTCGCGCGGGACGATGGTTGCGAAGGATCGGTGCTCGACGTTACCGCCCGTGA
- a CDS encoding tetratricopeptide repeat protein: MGGEVETSRLKAIGGRPPRCDSEAISRNALWWTHARRVGIVMGILVLGGLAACRSLAPRAEDHYARAEQLLNERQYELAAAELRRAIALKPDFPEAHYKLAQILFYALGDVKGAIAEFQTAIAQGYSHPAIHYELAKVFLDADLFDDAIAQLGEAIRKGYETPAVRLELGRAYLAKGEWERAEQELQRAIELSAPVEFPLAHYYLGEVYERQEKWALAIAQFETYVQIASAHAEMLSEEAREGLVPGAEAFSFPSDLPNVEAVRQRIASLKMRAALRP; the protein is encoded by the coding sequence ATGGGTGGTGAGGTGGAGACGTCTCGCCTAAAGGCCATCGGAGGGAGACCTCCGAGGTGCGATAGCGAGGCGATCTCTCGAAACGCGCTGTGGTGGACTCATGCGCGACGCGTCGGCATCGTGATGGGGATCCTTGTTCTTGGGGGCCTGGCGGCGTGCCGATCGCTCGCTCCTCGCGCCGAAGACCATTACGCACGCGCTGAGCAATTGCTCAACGAACGGCAGTATGAGTTGGCGGCAGCCGAATTGCGGCGCGCCATCGCGTTGAAACCAGACTTCCCCGAAGCGCACTACAAGCTCGCGCAAATCCTCTTTTATGCCCTCGGCGATGTGAAGGGCGCGATCGCGGAGTTTCAGACGGCCATTGCGCAAGGGTATTCGCATCCGGCCATCCACTACGAGCTGGCGAAGGTCTTTCTGGATGCCGATCTTTTCGATGATGCGATCGCCCAGCTCGGCGAAGCTATTCGGAAGGGCTACGAGACGCCAGCGGTCCGCCTGGAGCTGGGGCGCGCGTATCTGGCGAAAGGGGAATGGGAGCGCGCAGAACAGGAACTGCAGCGCGCTATCGAGTTGAGCGCGCCGGTCGAATTCCCCCTGGCGCATTACTACCTCGGCGAAGTCTACGAGCGACAGGAGAAGTGGGCGCTGGCGATCGCGCAATTTGAAACCTACGTGCAGATCGCGAGCGCTCATGCCGAGATGCTCTCCGAAGAAGCTCGCGAGGGATTGGTGCCGGGCGCCGAAGCCTTCTCCTTCCCATCCGATCTGCCCAACGTGGAGGCCGTTCGACAACGAATCGCGAGCTTGAAGATGCGCGCGGCGCTCCGTCCGTGA
- a CDS encoding NifU family protein: protein MDEIKIMAEIQPDPSKCRFTVDRPVYEGAAYFRSREEAKGSPIAEAIFAVNEHISAVLVSGNVITVTKEDFEDWVPVAKQIGAAIREVIRSGVPPVSEEVRARRQSSEEIRRKVQELLDNYINPAVAMHGGFVELIDVIDNDVFLRMGGGCQGCGAANITLKMGIEEIIREHIPEVGNIFDTTDHAAGRNPYYSPYGW from the coding sequence ATGGATGAGATCAAAATCATGGCGGAGATTCAACCCGATCCCTCGAAATGTCGGTTCACGGTGGATCGTCCGGTGTACGAGGGAGCGGCCTATTTTCGCAGTCGCGAGGAGGCGAAAGGCTCGCCCATAGCGGAGGCCATCTTTGCGGTGAACGAGCACATCTCGGCCGTCCTCGTCTCGGGGAACGTCATCACCGTCACCAAGGAAGATTTCGAGGATTGGGTACCGGTGGCCAAGCAAATCGGTGCGGCCATTCGTGAGGTCATTCGTTCGGGCGTTCCGCCGGTCTCTGAAGAAGTGCGCGCGCGCCGCCAGTCGAGCGAGGAGATTCGTCGGAAGGTCCAGGAGCTGCTGGACAATTACATCAATCCGGCGGTCGCCATGCATGGCGGGTTCGTCGAGTTGATCGATGTGATTGACAACGACGTCTTCTTGCGCATGGGCGGCGGATGTCAGGGGTGCGGTGCGGCGAACATCACGTTGAAGATGGGGATCGAGGAGATCATCCGCGAGCACATCCCAGAGGTCGGGAACATCTTCGACACGACGGATCACGCGGCCGGGCGGAACCCGTACTACTCGCCGTATGGGTGGTGA
- the trmFO gene encoding methylenetetrahydrofolate--tRNA-(uracil(54)-C(5))-methyltransferase (FADH(2)-oxidizing) TrmFO: MLRSTVTIIGGGLAGSEAAWQLAERGIPVRLYEMRPHRMTPAHRTDRLGELVCSNSLKSDEPGTASYLLKEELRRAGSLLIRLAATCRVPAGAALAVDRELFAERITQAITTHPLITLIREEVARIPSDGIVIIATGPLTSEALSEEIRRLTGRGHLYFYDAISPIVDAETINYDVVFRASRYGKGGDDYLNCPLTKEEYDRFYDALMQAEKVALHDFDRACYFEGCLPIEELARRGRETLLYGPMKPVGLVDPRTGRPPYAVVQLRQENLLADSYNLVGFQTQLKWGEQKRVFRLIPGLERAEFIRYGMVHRNTYINSPACLTETLQLRADPRLFFAGQICGVEGYVECIATGLMVALFVSDLLAGREPVPPPRTTAFGSLLHYVAHSDPENFQPGNITFALLPPLEEEGGRKLPKAERHRRQIERALCDFEQWIAPRRVRVDLPSLLSAESR, encoded by the coding sequence ATGCTGCGATCCACGGTGACCATCATCGGCGGGGGATTGGCCGGAAGCGAAGCGGCGTGGCAATTAGCCGAGCGGGGGATCCCGGTTCGTCTCTACGAGATGCGCCCGCATCGCATGACGCCGGCGCATCGGACGGATCGGCTCGGGGAATTGGTCTGCAGCAACTCGTTGAAGTCGGATGAGCCGGGGACGGCGTCGTATCTCTTGAAGGAAGAGTTGCGGCGAGCGGGATCGCTGTTGATCCGGCTGGCGGCGACCTGTCGCGTCCCCGCGGGTGCGGCGCTCGCGGTGGATCGCGAGCTGTTCGCCGAGCGGATCACGCAAGCCATCACGACGCATCCGCTCATCACCCTCATTCGAGAAGAGGTCGCGCGCATCCCCTCGGATGGGATCGTTATCATTGCGACGGGGCCGCTCACTTCGGAGGCGCTCTCGGAGGAGATTCGACGCCTGACAGGGCGAGGACATCTTTACTTCTACGATGCCATCAGCCCGATCGTCGATGCGGAGACGATCAACTACGACGTCGTCTTTCGCGCTTCCCGATATGGGAAAGGCGGCGATGACTATCTGAACTGTCCGCTGACCAAGGAGGAGTACGACCGGTTCTACGACGCCTTGATGCAAGCGGAGAAGGTGGCGCTGCACGACTTCGATCGCGCGTGCTATTTCGAGGGATGTCTGCCGATCGAGGAATTGGCGCGACGCGGGCGCGAGACGCTGCTCTATGGCCCGATGAAGCCGGTCGGCCTTGTGGATCCGCGCACGGGGCGACCCCCTTATGCGGTCGTGCAATTGCGCCAGGAGAATCTCTTGGCCGACAGTTACAACTTGGTCGGTTTTCAGACGCAGCTCAAGTGGGGTGAGCAAAAGCGCGTGTTTCGACTCATTCCCGGGCTGGAACGGGCGGAATTCATCCGCTATGGCATGGTGCATCGCAACACGTACATCAACAGTCCCGCCTGTTTGACGGAGACGTTGCAATTGCGCGCCGATCCTCGCCTCTTCTTCGCCGGCCAAATTTGTGGCGTGGAGGGATACGTGGAATGCATCGCGACGGGATTGATGGTCGCGCTCTTTGTGAGCGATCTGCTGGCCGGGCGCGAGCCCGTTCCTCCTCCGCGCACGACGGCGTTCGGTAGCCTCCTGCACTACGTCGCGCACAGCGATCCGGAGAATTTTCAACCGGGCAACATCACCTTTGCGCTTTTGCCGCCTTTGGAGGAAGAGGGAGGGCGAAAGCTCCCCAAGGCGGAACGCCATCGGCGGCAGATCGAACGCGCGCTTTGCGATTTCGAGCAGTGGATAGCCCCTCGACGCGTGAGGGTGGACCTCCCATCGCTTCTCTCGGCGGAATCGAGATGA
- a CDS encoding CBS domain-containing protein, producing the protein MICPSCGHENLPGAEVCEQCMHDLMGLDLPQPKEGLQRRLMEDPVRVLPLRPPVTISPEEPVGRALELMRQHRIGSVLVVEGGKLVGIFTERGALLELVGAPTRLLTRRMREVMTPHPVVLREDDTLAFALHQMSLGGFRRLPVVRPDGTPVGVASIKDILRYIFTLCRS; encoded by the coding sequence ATGATCTGTCCGAGCTGCGGCCATGAGAATCTGCCGGGCGCCGAGGTGTGCGAGCAGTGCATGCATGATCTCATGGGGCTTGATCTGCCGCAGCCGAAGGAGGGATTGCAAAGGCGCCTGATGGAGGATCCCGTTCGCGTGCTTCCGTTGAGACCGCCGGTGACGATCTCTCCGGAGGAACCGGTCGGTCGAGCCCTCGAGCTGATGCGGCAACATCGTATCGGGAGTGTGCTCGTCGTCGAGGGGGGGAAGCTCGTTGGCATCTTCACTGAACGCGGAGCACTCCTGGAGTTGGTTGGCGCTCCGACGCGCTTGCTGACGCGGCGCATGCGCGAGGTCATGACGCCCCATCCTGTCGTCTTGCGCGAGGACGATACGCTCGCTTTCGCTTTGCATCAAATGTCCCTGGGCGGGTTTCGTCGGTTGCCGGTCGTTCGTCCTGATGGCACGCCCGTCGGCGTCGCCTCGATCAAGGACATCCTGCGGTACATCTTCACTCTGTGTCGGTCGTGA
- a CDS encoding 2-oxoacid:ferredoxin oxidoreductase subunit beta — MTLEGNGQGVKLTKKDFVSDQEVRWCPGCGDYAILAQMQKVLPELGIPREKFVFVSGIGCSSRFPYYMNTYGFHGIHGRAPAIATGIKVCNPDLSVWVVTGDGDGLSIGGNHLLHVMRRNVDIKIVLFNNRIYGLTKGQYSPTSEFGKKTKSSPMGTVEAPVNPICLALAAEATFVARSVDRHTDHLAYVLERAARHKGVAFVEVFQNCNIFNDGAFEPFAGRPVKDDRMVVLEHGKPLIFGKNHDKGIRWNGTTLEVVTLGNGITESDLLVHDEKRPDPALAFLLARMDYPEYPVPVGVFRAVEKPTYDELVNAQIETAIAERGRGDLEKLLRSGDLWVIE, encoded by the coding sequence ATGACGCTGGAAGGAAACGGACAAGGCGTGAAACTGACGAAGAAGGACTTCGTCTCGGATCAGGAAGTCCGTTGGTGTCCGGGATGCGGCGATTACGCCATCCTGGCGCAGATGCAGAAGGTCTTGCCCGAGCTGGGCATTCCGCGAGAGAAGTTCGTCTTCGTCTCCGGCATCGGTTGCAGCAGTCGCTTCCCCTACTACATGAACACCTATGGCTTCCACGGCATTCACGGGCGCGCCCCGGCCATTGCGACTGGGATCAAGGTGTGTAATCCCGATCTCTCCGTGTGGGTCGTCACCGGCGATGGGGATGGATTGAGCATTGGCGGAAATCATCTCCTGCATGTCATGCGCCGGAACGTGGACATCAAGATCGTCCTCTTCAACAACCGCATCTACGGGTTGACGAAGGGGCAATATTCTCCCACGTCGGAGTTTGGCAAGAAGACGAAGTCTTCGCCGATGGGCACGGTCGAGGCGCCCGTGAATCCGATCTGCCTGGCACTGGCGGCTGAGGCGACTTTCGTCGCGCGCTCAGTGGATCGACATACAGATCATCTGGCTTACGTGTTGGAGCGCGCGGCGCGGCATAAGGGCGTCGCTTTCGTCGAGGTCTTCCAGAACTGCAATATCTTCAACGATGGTGCGTTCGAGCCTTTCGCCGGCCGTCCAGTGAAGGACGATCGAATGGTCGTGTTGGAGCACGGGAAGCCGCTCATCTTCGGGAAGAATCACGACAAGGGCATTCGTTGGAACGGTACGACGCTTGAGGTCGTGACCCTCGGTAATGGGATCACGGAGTCGGATCTTCTTGTGCATGACGAGAAGCGACCGGATCCGGCCCTCGCGTTCTTGCTCGCTCGGATGGATTATCCGGAATATCCAGTTCCGGTTGGGGTTTTCCGCGCCGTTGAGAAGCCGACCTACGATGAATTGGTCAATGCGCAGATCGAGACGGCCATTGCCGAACGCGGACGGGGCGATTTGGAGAAGCTCCTGCGGAGCGGTGACCTCTGGGTGATCGAGTGA